The stretch of DNA ATCGAATACATGAAGCGCTCGCCTGAAATCGGAGCGCATGACATATGAAAAGCCTGCCACGATCGGCAGGCTTTTCATATGTCACTGCAGAAAATCATATACTCAACCAATCATGATTCCACCTGGAAGACGAGGATGTCAGCATCTTCAATCGCCCGTAGGCTATGCTTTTCAAATGGTGCCATATGGAGGAGGTTTTCCGGGGAGACGAAGACTTCATTCCCCTCCACCTCGAATCGGACGATCCCTTTCCGAACGACGATGATCACGTCCCTTTCGGAATGATGTTCCGCGACTTCTTCGCCTGCTTTCAGTTGGATATTCATAATGGCGGCCTGTGGCAGGGATACAACCTTTTCCAGATGCTTTGCTTTTTCAATTAATTTCGATGGCGTAGGTATCACTTCCATAATGCTCGGTCCCCTTTCTTTTTCAATTCAGCATTTCATTTGCAATCATTTCATAGGATTTCAATTTGGCGTTAAAATCGTACGCTTTCATGACAAGCATCACTTCGTCGGCGGCGTATTCTTCCGCCAGCTGCTCTATTTGCGCACGGACCGTCTTCGGAGTGCCGATGATCATCCGCTTGCGATTTTCGAGCAAACGCAAGCGCTCATAATGACTATATTCATAGGACAATGCTTTTTCCGGAGAAGGGGTACCTCCCGAACGCATCCCCTGCTCCGACATGATCAACGATAAATCCAAGGAAGAGATGATCCGTTCCGCCTCTTCCTCCGTTTCAGCGCAAGCGAAGAAGATGGCGACCGCCTGTTTCGGCTTTTGCAAATACGCAGACGGGACAAACTGTTGCCGATACTTGGTAGCGTATACAGGTCCCCCTTCCCCATTGATGAACTGGGCAAACATGTACGGCAAACCTTTTCCAGCCGCAAGCAGACCCGAATCTGGACTGGACCCGAGCATCCAGACAGGGGGTGCCGATTCCGTCACCGGGGTCGCCTTCAAGCCGAAATACGGATGATCCTCGGGCATCGTGTCATGCAGATACATAAGCAGATCATCCACCTGATCGGGAAATTGATGGACATTTCGGTATTCTCCATTATTCAACGCATACGTCGCACGCGGCATGCCACCTGGGGCACGGCCGACGCCGGCATCGATCCGGCCGGGAAACAGCGCTTCCAGCAGGCGAAAATTTTCCGCCACCTTATAGGCCGAGTAATGGGGCAGCATGACACCGCCCGAGCCGATGCGGATGGATGACGTCACGGAAGCCAGATGGGATATCAGGATTTCCGGAGAGGAACCGGCAAGTGTCGCCGTGTCATGATGTTCGGAAACCCAGAAACGTTCATACCCCCATTGTTCAGCCCGCTGCGCAAGTTCCGCCGTCTGTTGCAGGGCGGTCCGGGCGTCGCTCCCTTCGGAAATCGGCGAC from Bacillus sp. OxB-1 encodes:
- a CDS encoding LLM class flavin-dependent oxidoreductase translates to MVVKLSILDQSPISEGSDARTALQQTAELAQRAEQWGYERFWVSEHHDTATLAGSSPEILISHLASVTSSIRIGSGGVMLPHYSAYKVAENFRLLEALFPGRIDAGVGRAPGGMPRATYALNNGEYRNVHQFPDQVDDLLMYLHDTMPEDHPYFGLKATPVTESAPPVWMLGSSPDSGLLAAGKGLPYMFAQFINGEGGPVYATKYRQQFVPSAYLQKPKQAVAIFFACAETEEEAERIISSLDLSLIMSEQGMRSGGTPSPEKALSYEYSHYERLRLLENRKRMIIGTPKTVRAQIEQLAEEYAADEVMLVMKAYDFNAKLKSYEMIANEMLN